The following proteins are encoded in a genomic region of Thioclava nitratireducens:
- the rplO gene encoding 50S ribosomal protein L15 has translation MKLNELRDNEGAAQKKKRVARGPGSGKGKMAGRGIKGQKSRSGVALNGYEGGQMPLYRRLPKRGFTKPNAKKFNVVNLGQIEKFIEAGKLDAKSDITEDALVAAGVVRRKLDGVRVLAKGDIKSKVALKVTGASKSAIEAVEKAGGSVTVAQAAE, from the coding sequence ATGAAACTCAATGAACTGCGCGACAACGAAGGCGCGGCCCAGAAGAAAAAGCGCGTCGCCCGCGGTCCCGGCTCGGGCAAGGGCAAGATGGCTGGCCGTGGTATCAAAGGTCAGAAGTCGCGTTCGGGTGTGGCCCTGAACGGTTACGAAGGCGGCCAGATGCCGCTCTATCGTCGTCTTCCGAAGCGTGGCTTCACCAAGCCGAACGCGAAGAAGTTCAACGTCGTGAACCTCGGCCAGATCGAGAAATTCATCGAAGCCGGCAAGCTCGACGCGAAATCGGACATCACCGAAGACGCTCTGGTCGCGGCCGGTGTCGTGCGCCGCAAGCTCGATGGCGTGCGTGTTCTCGCCAAGGGCGACATCAAGTCGAAAGTGGCTCTGAAGGTCACCGGCGCTTCGAAATCGGCCATCGAGGCTGTCGAGAAGGCTGGCGGCTCGGTCACGGTGGCGCAGGCCGCTGAATAA
- a CDS encoding MFS transporter yields the protein MTLEPRHARAVILSLALGTFGIGVIEFASMGLLPYYAADFGITEARAGHAISAYALGVVIGAPLLAVIGAKIPRKQFLIGLMGFYAVANLLAGFAPNMDSFMAARFASGLPHGAYFGMAMLFAADLMPVGKRAQGIAMVISGLTIANIVGVPLAGAIGQNFGWRWGFAIVAVICAASALMIARVAPATPRDPNASPMRELGALANRSVWLTLLVGSIGFGGIFAVYSYLSAAMIDTQAGPAWTIPVALSAFGVGGTLGNWISGKLSDWSRFGAGVILLCGMMVMSILYTFTIGNWVAMSVAMVALGSTAGMVIPMQMRLMEVAGEAQTLAAALNHAAFNLANAIGPFLAGIALAEGYGWTATGYVGAGLAAAGLVFLAIAWIDCRRPAAVPA from the coding sequence ATGACGCTCGAACCCCGCCACGCGCGGGCCGTGATCCTGTCGCTGGCCCTTGGCACTTTCGGTATCGGCGTGATCGAATTCGCGTCCATGGGGCTGCTGCCCTATTACGCGGCCGATTTCGGGATCACCGAGGCGCGGGCCGGTCATGCGATCTCGGCCTATGCGCTTGGCGTCGTGATCGGCGCGCCGCTTCTGGCGGTGATCGGCGCGAAAATCCCGCGCAAGCAGTTCCTGATCGGGCTGATGGGGTTCTATGCGGTGGCGAACCTGCTGGCCGGGTTCGCACCGAATATGGATAGCTTCATGGCGGCGCGCTTTGCCTCGGGCCTGCCGCATGGGGCCTATTTCGGGATGGCGATGCTGTTCGCCGCTGACCTGATGCCCGTAGGCAAACGCGCGCAGGGCATCGCGATGGTGATCTCGGGCCTGACGATCGCGAATATCGTGGGCGTGCCGCTGGCGGGGGCGATCGGCCAGAATTTCGGCTGGCGCTGGGGCTTTGCTATCGTGGCGGTGATCTGCGCGGCTTCGGCCCTGATGATCGCGCGCGTCGCCCCTGCGACACCGCGCGATCCGAACGCCAGCCCGATGCGCGAGCTCGGTGCTCTGGCCAATCGCTCGGTCTGGCTGACGCTTCTTGTAGGCTCGATCGGCTTCGGCGGCATCTTCGCGGTCTATTCCTACTTGTCAGCGGCGATGATCGACACGCAGGCAGGCCCCGCCTGGACGATCCCTGTGGCACTGTCCGCCTTCGGCGTGGGCGGCACGCTGGGCAACTGGATTTCGGGCAAGCTCTCTGATTGGTCGCGCTTCGGCGCGGGGGTGATCCTGCTTTGCGGGATGATGGTGATGTCGATCCTCTACACCTTCACCATTGGCAACTGGGTCGCGATGTCGGTGGCGATGGTCGCGCTCGGCTCGACCGCCGGGATGGTGATCCCGATGCAGATGCGGCTGATGGAAGTCGCGGGCGAGGCTCAGACGCTCGCCGCTGCCCTCAATCACGCGGCCTTCAATCTCGCCAACGCGATCGGGCCGTTTCTTGCCGGGATCGCGCTGGCGGAAGGCTATGGCTGGACCGCCACAGGTTATGTCGGTGCGGGGCTGGCAGCGGCGGGGCTTGTCTTCCTCGCCATCGCGTGGATCGACTGCCGTCGCCCCGCCGCCGTTCCCGCTTAG
- a CDS encoding SDR family NAD(P)-dependent oxidoreductase: MTRILITGTAGFIGYHLAKLLLDEGYRVHGYDGMTDYYDVALKQRRHAMLLQNPNFSATEGMLEDLETFDAMADEFKPEIIVHLAAQAGVRYSLEQPRAYIDANIVGTFNVMEAARRHEVKHLLMASTSSVYGANEDMPYAETDKADTQLTIYAATKKATESMGHSYAHLWNLPTTMFRFFTVYGPWGRPDMALFKFTDAILNDRPIDIYNHGEMYRDFTYVEDLVRGIRLLIDAVPERPASRDEIAEGDSLSPVAPYRIVNIGNSDKVKLLDFVDALEAELGRPAKRNYMEMQKGDVPATWADASLLQSLTGYRPQTNVREGIAKFVAWFRDYYGK; the protein is encoded by the coding sequence ATGACGCGCATCCTGATCACCGGCACCGCCGGCTTCATCGGTTACCATCTGGCGAAGCTGCTGCTCGACGAAGGTTACCGGGTGCATGGCTATGACGGGATGACCGACTATTATGATGTCGCCCTCAAACAGCGCCGTCACGCGATGCTGCTGCAGAACCCGAATTTCTCCGCGACCGAGGGGATGCTCGAAGACCTCGAGACCTTCGACGCGATGGCGGATGAGTTCAAACCCGAGATCATCGTCCATCTCGCAGCTCAAGCCGGCGTGCGCTACAGCCTCGAACAGCCCCGCGCTTATATCGATGCCAATATCGTCGGCACCTTCAACGTGATGGAGGCCGCGCGCCGCCACGAGGTTAAGCACCTGCTGATGGCCTCGACCTCGTCGGTCTACGGCGCGAACGAGGACATGCCCTATGCCGAGACCGACAAGGCAGACACGCAGCTGACGATCTATGCGGCGACGAAGAAGGCGACCGAGTCGATGGGCCATTCCTATGCTCATCTGTGGAACCTGCCGACGACCATGTTCCGCTTCTTCACGGTCTACGGGCCGTGGGGCCGTCCCGACATGGCGCTGTTCAAGTTCACCGATGCGATCCTGAACGACCGCCCGATCGACATCTATAACCATGGCGAGATGTACCGCGACTTCACCTATGTCGAAGACCTCGTGCGCGGCATCCGCCTGTTGATCGATGCAGTCCCCGAGCGCCCCGCCTCGCGCGACGAGATCGCCGAGGGCGACAGCCTTTCGCCCGTGGCCCCCTACCGGATCGTCAATATCGGCAATTCCGACAAGGTGAAGCTTCTGGATTTCGTCGATGCGCTGGAGGCCGAGCTGGGCCGCCCCGCAAAGCGCAATTACATGGAGATGCAGAAAGGCGACGTGCCCGCGACATGGGCCGATGCCTCGCTTCTGCAAAGCCTTACCGGATACCGTCCGCAGACGAATGTCCGCGAGGGGATCGCGAAATTCGTGGCGTGGTTCCGCGACTATTACGGGAAATAA
- the rpsK gene encoding 30S ribosomal protein S11, whose amino-acid sequence MARDKVRAKRKERKNIAAGVVHVNSSFNNTKILISDVQGNAISWSSAGTMGFKGSRKSTPYAAQMAAEDAAKKAQEHGLRTVDVEVQGPGSGRESALRALAAVGLTVTSIRDVTPIAHNGCRPPKRRRV is encoded by the coding sequence ATGGCTCGTGATAAGGTTCGCGCTAAGCGCAAGGAACGCAAGAACATCGCCGCTGGCGTCGTTCATGTGAACTCCTCGTTCAACAACACCAAAATCCTGATCTCTGACGTGCAGGGCAACGCGATCTCGTGGTCGTCGGCTGGCACGATGGGCTTCAAGGGCTCGCGCAAGTCGACCCCCTACGCCGCTCAGATGGCTGCGGAAGATGCGGCCAAGAAGGCTCAGGAACACGGTCTGCGCACCGTGGACGTCGAAGTTCAGGGTCCGGGTTCGGGTCGTGAATCGGCGCTGCGCGCGCTGGCTGCGGTCGGTCTGACCGTCACCTCGATCCGTGACGTGACCCCGATCGCCCATAACGGCTGCCGCCCGCCGAAGCGTCGCCGCGTCTAA
- a CDS encoding adenylate kinase → MANIILLGPPGAGKGTQARRLVEERGMVQLSTGDMLREAKDSGTEMGNVVAEVMAKGQLVTDEIVIGLIEEKLAAGGEGFIFDGFPRTLGQADALGKLLAKMGTKLDAVIEMQVDDEALVARITGRSTCGGCGEVYHDQTKPWPADGKCEKCGGTDVKRRADDNEESLRTRLMEYYKKTSPLIGYYYHAGDLFTIDGLAEIETVATSIARILDQQG, encoded by the coding sequence ATGGCAAATATCATTCTTCTCGGCCCGCCTGGCGCGGGCAAGGGCACCCAGGCCCGCCGTCTCGTCGAAGAGCGCGGCATGGTCCAGCTCTCGACCGGCGACATGCTGCGAGAGGCGAAGGACTCCGGCACCGAGATGGGCAATGTCGTCGCCGAAGTGATGGCCAAGGGCCAGCTGGTGACCGACGAGATCGTCATCGGTCTGATCGAGGAAAAGCTCGCCGCTGGTGGCGAAGGCTTCATTTTCGACGGCTTCCCGCGGACGCTGGGCCAGGCCGACGCCCTGGGCAAGCTGCTCGCCAAGATGGGCACCAAGCTCGACGCGGTGATTGAGATGCAGGTCGATGACGAGGCGCTTGTCGCCCGCATCACCGGCCGCTCGACCTGCGGTGGTTGCGGCGAGGTCTATCATGATCAGACCAAGCCCTGGCCCGCGGATGGCAAATGCGAGAAGTGCGGCGGCACCGACGTGAAGCGTCGTGCGGATGACAACGAAGAAAGCCTGCGCACCCGGTTGATGGAGTATTACAAGAAGACCTCTCCACTGATCGGCTACTACTACCACGCGGGCGATCTGTTTACGATCGACGGGCTGGCCGAAATCGAGACCGTAGCGACCTCGATCGCGCGGATTCTCGACCAGCAAGGGTAA
- the rplQ gene encoding 50S ribosomal protein L17, with product MRHARGYRRLNRTHEHRKALFANMAGSLIEHEQIKTTLPKAKELRPVIEKLVTLAKRGDLHARRQAASQLKQDQYVAKLFDILGPRYKERQGGYVRILKAGFRYGDMAPMAIIEFVDRDLDAKGAADKARVEAEEAAED from the coding sequence ATGCGTCACGCACGTGGCTACCGCCGCCTCAACCGTACCCATGAGCACCGCAAGGCGCTCTTCGCCAACATGGCTGGCTCGCTGATCGAGCACGAGCAGATCAAGACGACCCTGCCGAAGGCGAAAGAACTGCGCCCGGTCATCGAGAAGCTGGTCACGCTCGCCAAGCGCGGCGATCTGCACGCTCGCCGTCAGGCGGCCTCGCAGCTCAAGCAGGACCAGTATGTCGCGAAGCTGTTCGACATCCTCGGCCCGCGCTACAAGGAGCGTCAGGGCGGCTACGTTCGCATTTTGAAAGCCGGTTTCCGTTACGGCGACATGGCGCCGATGGCGATCATCGAATTCGTCGACCGCGATCTGGACGCCAAAGGTGCTGCAGATAAAGCACGCGTCGAAGCCGAAGAGGCTGCAGAGGATTGA
- a CDS encoding FdhF/YdeP family oxidoreductase, whose amino-acid sequence MSDKLEKLPEESGPSGGWGSLKGIARIFGESWPSSPDVLRELERQNKPGGFMCASCAFPKPANYHPFEFCENGAKATLWEMTKSRHTPEFWDDHTVAELKDWPDHELEKTGRLTAPMRYDRASDRYIEVSWDEAFSEIGTILKGLPKKEVVFYSSGHAGLEASYLWALMARAYGNNNLPQSSNMCHETTSVGLKKVIGSPVGTILWEDLEETDCFFFFGQNPGTNSPRFLHPLKAAKDRGAKIVTFNPVKEQGLVSFVDPQNLYDMARGHETKISDQYHQLKAGSDIAALTGLCKAVLEEDEKAQAQGRPAVVDWEFLKEHAINYDEFLTFCRTTSWEQITEECGLSEAELRQAADVYIHAQKVIGVYGMGLTQHAHGATNIGMLVNFLALRGNIGRKGAGCCPVRGHSNVQGQRTVGIAEKAKLIPMDKLRELYDFEPPQEDGFHIVDAAQAMLEGKVSATFSLGGNLVRALPDSDRIEEAWPKQKLTVMISTKLNRSHLYPGEVAYILPCLSRSEKDEQETGNQYVSVEDSFSMIHGSLGKGAPASDKLKSELAITCSIAKATCEPNPKLKWDEWVKDYSKVRDLIEATYPDDFRGFNERLNEPGGFWRGNPAHDRIWKTESGKLEFTTPSKLNALGFDDKPGRYRMITMRSNDQFNTTIYGYSDRFRGIEGTRDVLLMNKIDMADLGLEHGDPVVVHGDMDDGVARSKTGLKVVTFELPRGTVGGYYPECNVLVPVGLNDELSKTPGSKGVPVRIEKA is encoded by the coding sequence ATGTCTGACAAGCTAGAAAAACTTCCCGAAGAAAGCGGCCCGTCGGGCGGGTGGGGCTCGTTGAAGGGTATCGCCCGGATCTTCGGTGAATCCTGGCCTTCTTCGCCTGACGTGCTGCGCGAACTCGAGCGGCAGAACAAGCCGGGCGGCTTCATGTGCGCCTCCTGCGCCTTCCCGAAACCTGCCAATTACCACCCGTTCGAATTCTGCGAAAACGGGGCGAAGGCGACGCTGTGGGAGATGACGAAATCGCGCCACACGCCCGAGTTCTGGGATGATCATACGGTTGCGGAACTCAAGGACTGGCCCGATCACGAGCTGGAAAAGACCGGCCGCCTGACCGCGCCGATGCGCTACGATCGCGCCTCCGACCGCTATATCGAGGTCAGCTGGGACGAGGCTTTCTCAGAGATCGGGACGATCCTGAAGGGGCTGCCGAAGAAAGAGGTCGTATTCTATTCCTCGGGCCATGCCGGGCTGGAAGCGAGCTATCTCTGGGCTCTGATGGCGCGCGCCTACGGCAACAACAACCTGCCGCAAAGCTCCAACATGTGCCACGAGACGACTTCGGTCGGCCTCAAGAAGGTGATCGGCTCGCCGGTCGGCACCATTCTCTGGGAAGATCTCGAAGAGACCGACTGCTTCTTCTTCTTCGGTCAGAACCCCGGCACCAACTCGCCGCGTTTCCTGCATCCGCTGAAGGCGGCGAAGGATCGCGGGGCGAAGATCGTCACTTTCAATCCGGTGAAGGAACAGGGGCTCGTCAGCTTCGTCGATCCGCAGAACCTCTACGACATGGCACGGGGTCACGAGACGAAGATCTCCGACCAGTATCACCAGTTGAAGGCAGGCTCGGACATCGCGGCGCTGACCGGCCTGTGCAAGGCGGTGCTGGAAGAGGACGAGAAAGCCCAGGCGCAGGGTCGCCCAGCGGTCGTCGACTGGGAGTTCCTGAAAGAGCACGCGATCAATTACGACGAGTTCCTGACCTTCTGCCGCACGACGTCGTGGGAACAAATCACCGAGGAATGCGGGCTGTCCGAGGCCGAGCTGCGGCAGGCGGCGGATGTCTACATCCACGCCCAGAAGGTCATCGGCGTCTATGGCATGGGGCTTACTCAGCACGCGCATGGGGCGACCAATATCGGGATGCTGGTGAACTTCCTCGCGCTGCGCGGAAATATCGGGCGCAAGGGCGCGGGGTGCTGCCCGGTGCGCGGCCACTCCAACGTTCAGGGCCAGCGTACGGTGGGCATCGCCGAAAAGGCGAAGCTGATCCCGATGGACAAGCTGCGCGAGCTCTACGATTTCGAGCCGCCGCAGGAAGACGGTTTCCACATCGTCGACGCCGCGCAGGCCATGCTGGAGGGCAAGGTCTCGGCTACCTTCTCGCTCGGCGGCAACTTGGTTCGGGCGCTACCCGATAGCGACCGGATAGAAGAGGCGTGGCCGAAGCAGAAGCTCACGGTGATGATCTCGACGAAGCTCAACCGTTCCCATCTCTATCCGGGCGAGGTGGCTTATATCCTCCCCTGTCTGAGCCGGTCGGAAAAGGACGAGCAGGAAACGGGTAACCAATACGTCTCGGTCGAGGACAGCTTTTCGATGATCCATGGCTCGCTCGGCAAGGGTGCGCCCGCGTCGGACAAGCTGAAATCCGAGCTAGCGATCACCTGTAGCATCGCGAAGGCGACCTGCGAGCCTAACCCGAAGCTGAAATGGGACGAGTGGGTGAAGGACTACTCCAAGGTCCGAGACCTGATCGAGGCGACCTACCCGGACGACTTCCGCGGCTTCAACGAGCGGCTGAACGAGCCGGGCGGGTTCTGGCGCGGCAATCCGGCGCATGATCGCATCTGGAAGACCGAGAGTGGCAAGCTGGAGTTCACGACGCCGTCCAAGCTCAACGCGCTGGGGTTCGACGACAAACCGGGCCGCTACCGGATGATCACGATGCGCTCCAACGACCAGTTCAACACCACGATCTACGGCTATTCGGACCGCTTCCGCGGGATCGAGGGGACGCGTGACGTGCTCTTGATGAACAAGATCGACATGGCCGATCTGGGGCTCGAGCACGGCGACCCTGTGGTTGTCCATGGCGACATGGATGATGGGGTCGCACGCAGCAAGACCGGGCTCAAGGTCGTCACCTTCGAGCTGCCGCGCGGCACGGTCGGGGGCTATTACCCCGAGTGCAACGTGCTGGTGCCGGTGGGGCTCAATGACGAGCTGTCGAAGACGCCCGGCTCCAAGGGCGTCCCGGTGCGTATCGAGAAAGCCTAA
- the rpsM gene encoding 30S ribosomal protein S13 yields MARIAGVNIPTGKRVPIALTYITGIGPHSAKQICEATGIDVTRRVNELSDSEVLAIREHIDANYTVEGDLRREVQMNVKRLMDLGCYRGLRHRRNLPVRGQRTHTNARTRKGPAKPIAGKKK; encoded by the coding sequence TTGGCTCGTATTGCTGGCGTCAACATTCCGACCGGGAAACGCGTCCCGATCGCACTTACCTACATCACCGGGATCGGTCCCCATTCGGCTAAGCAGATTTGCGAAGCCACGGGTATCGACGTGACCCGTCGCGTCAACGAGCTTTCGGACTCCGAAGTGCTCGCGATCCGCGAACATATCGACGCCAACTACACCGTCGAGGGCGACCTGCGCCGTGAAGTTCAGATGAACGTCAAGCGCCTGATGGATCTCGGCTGCTACCGTGGCCTGCGTCATCGTCGCAACCTGCCCGTGCGCGGTCAGCGCACCCATACGAATGCGCGCACGCGCAAAGGCCCGGCGAAACCCATCGCTGGCAAGAAGAAGTAA
- a CDS encoding helix-turn-helix transcriptional regulator, with the protein MSIQSRIDLKLRDLDRLAPGGYFVGLHIRFTAPLMTFQTYDKAWLDHYTANGYVLRDPMTAWGFSETGAIRWSDPRLPDPFRLFDEAKKYGLIYGATVSCGPIRSRTIASMARDDREFDLTEIETFELIVREMHDMTQPPEELTRAQIEALRCVAGGDRHAAAAAKLGISESALKARLNSARARLMARTTAEAIQRAKDFRLL; encoded by the coding sequence ATGTCGATACAGAGCAGAATCGATTTGAAACTCCGTGACTTGGATCGTTTAGCTCCAGGTGGTTATTTTGTTGGACTGCATATTCGTTTTACGGCGCCGCTGATGACGTTCCAGACTTACGACAAGGCTTGGCTCGATCATTACACCGCAAACGGCTATGTGCTCCGCGACCCAATGACTGCTTGGGGGTTTAGCGAGACCGGCGCAATCCGGTGGAGCGACCCGCGGCTACCCGATCCTTTCCGTCTCTTCGATGAGGCCAAGAAATACGGTCTTATTTACGGGGCGACAGTCTCATGCGGCCCGATCCGGTCCCGTACTATCGCAAGCATGGCGCGCGATGATCGGGAATTCGACCTTACCGAGATCGAGACCTTCGAGCTTATCGTGCGTGAAATGCACGATATGACTCAACCGCCTGAGGAACTCACGCGAGCTCAGATCGAAGCCCTGCGCTGTGTTGCTGGGGGTGACCGACACGCGGCGGCGGCCGCGAAACTTGGAATTTCGGAAAGCGCGCTCAAGGCGCGGCTGAATTCTGCGCGCGCAAGACTGATGGCTCGGACGACCGCCGAAGCTATTCAGCGCGCAAAGGATTTCCGCCTGTTATAG
- a CDS encoding DNA-directed RNA polymerase subunit alpha has product MIHKNWAELIKPTQLEIKPGNDPLRQATIVAEPLERGFGLTLGNALRRVLLSSLQGAAITSVQIDNVLHEFSSVAGVREDVTDIVLNLKGVALRMDVEGPKRLSISAKGPGVVTAGDITETAGIEVLNKDHVICHLDDGADLFMELTVNTGKGYVAADKNRPEDAPIGLIPVDAIYSPVKKVAYEVQPTREGQVLDYDKLTMKVETDGSLSAEDAVAFAARILQDQLSIFVNFEEPESAGKQDQDDGLEFNPLLLKKVDELELSVRSANCLKNDNIVYIGDLIQKTEAEMLRTPNFGRKSLNEIKEVLSGMGLHLGMEVEDWPPENIEDLAKRFEDQF; this is encoded by the coding sequence ATGATCCACAAGAATTGGGCTGAACTCATCAAGCCGACGCAGCTTGAAATCAAGCCCGGCAACGACCCGCTGCGTCAGGCGACGATCGTCGCCGAACCGCTCGAGCGTGGCTTTGGCCTGACGCTCGGCAACGCGCTGCGCCGCGTACTGCTCTCGTCGCTTCAGGGCGCCGCGATCACCAGCGTCCAGATCGACAACGTGCTGCACGAGTTCTCGTCGGTCGCGGGCGTTCGTGAAGACGTGACCGATATCGTCCTGAACCTCAAGGGCGTTGCTCTGCGTATGGACGTTGAAGGTCCGAAGCGCCTCTCGATCTCGGCCAAGGGCCCGGGCGTCGTGACCGCTGGCGACATTACCGAGACCGCGGGCATCGAGGTCCTGAACAAGGATCACGTGATCTGCCACCTCGACGATGGCGCCGACCTGTTCATGGAATTGACCGTTAACACCGGCAAGGGCTACGTCGCCGCCGACAAGAACCGTCCCGAGGATGCGCCCATCGGCCTGATCCCCGTCGACGCGATCTATTCGCCGGTCAAGAAAGTCGCCTACGAAGTGCAGCCGACCCGTGAAGGTCAGGTTCTGGACTATGACAAGCTGACCATGAAGGTCGAGACCGACGGTTCGCTGTCGGCCGAGGACGCGGTGGCCTTCGCTGCCCGCATCCTGCAGGACCAGCTTTCGATCTTCGTCAACTTCGAAGAGCCGGAATCGGCTGGCAAGCAGGACCAGGACGACGGTCTCGAGTTCAACCCGCTTCTGCTGAAGAAAGTGGACGAGCTGGAACTGTCCGTGCGTTCGGCGAACTGCCTGAAGAACGACAACATCGTCTATATCGGCGACCTGATCCAGAAAACCGAAGCCGAGATGCTCCGCACCCCGAACTTCGGCCGCAAGTCGCTGAACGAGATCAAGGAAGTGCTCTCGGGCATGGGGCTGCATCTCGGGATGGAAGTCGAAGATTGGCCGCCGGAGAACATCGAAGATCTGGCCAAGCGTTTCGAAGACCAGTTCTGA
- a CDS encoding acyl-homoserine-lactone synthase has translation MQTTTLSFTNFHNHGELFANMLRARRELFIVQNKWDLPEAMGMEYDQYDTPASRWVVVHDELGKVLAGNRLTPTTATCGIYSYMIRDAQRGLLATIPSDLLYDEAPVSETVWESSRLFVSHDVPMALRRKVHARLVQEIGNSARQLGASSALTLLNANWPRWAGRVGVDMTAMGPVMEIDGIKNQVVSMDFSQNLH, from the coding sequence ATGCAGACCACTACGCTTTCGTTCACCAATTTCCATAATCATGGTGAGCTATTCGCAAACATGCTGCGCGCACGTCGCGAGCTCTTCATCGTCCAGAACAAATGGGACCTCCCTGAAGCGATGGGCATGGAATATGATCAGTATGACACCCCGGCGAGCCGCTGGGTGGTGGTCCATGACGAACTGGGCAAGGTGCTGGCAGGCAACCGTCTCACGCCCACGACGGCAACCTGCGGGATCTACAGCTACATGATCCGCGACGCGCAGCGTGGGCTACTCGCGACGATCCCGTCAGATCTTCTCTATGACGAAGCTCCGGTCAGCGAGACCGTGTGGGAAAGCTCGCGTCTCTTCGTGTCGCATGACGTTCCGATGGCGCTGCGCCGCAAGGTCCATGCGCGTCTCGTGCAGGAAATCGGCAATTCTGCCCGGCAACTCGGCGCAAGCTCCGCCCTTACCCTTCTGAACGCGAATTGGCCGCGTTGGGCGGGTCGGGTTGGAGTGGACATGACGGCGATGGGGCCGGTCATGGAGATCGACGGGATCAAGAACCAGGTCGTGTCGATGGACTTTTCCCAGAACCTTCATTGA
- the secY gene encoding preprotein translocase subunit SecY encodes MASAAEQMAANLSWDALGKATELRQRIFFTIGLLIIYRLGTYIPVPGIDAQALREFMQSAGSGLGGVLSMFTGGALGRMGVFALGIMPYISASIIIQLLTALVPALEQMKKEGEQGRKKINQITRYATVALATFQAWGLAVSLEKGDLAHDPGLFFVAAVVITLVGGTMFLMWLGEQITARGIGNGISLIIFVGIVAEIPAALARFLEQGRAGAISTPVILGVILMIAIVITFVVFMERALRKIHIQYPRRQVGMKVYDGGSSHLPIKVNPAGVIPAIFASSLLLLPTTIATFSGQNTGPVMSTILAYFGPGQPLYLLFYVAMIVFFAYFYTANVSFKSDEVADNLKNQGGFVPGIRPGKKTEEYLDYVVSRVLVIGSAYLAAVCLLPEILRSQLSIPFYFGGTSVLIVVTVSMDTINQIQSHLLAHQYEGLIERSQLRGRSGKKKKGPRKPPARR; translated from the coding sequence ATGGCATCTGCTGCAGAGCAAATGGCGGCGAACCTCAGCTGGGACGCCCTGGGCAAAGCCACCGAGCTGCGCCAGCGCATCTTCTTCACCATTGGTTTGCTGATCATCTACCGCCTTGGCACCTATATTCCGGTTCCGGGCATCGACGCGCAGGCACTGCGCGAATTCATGCAAAGCGCGGGCTCCGGCCTTGGCGGCGTGTTGTCGATGTTCACGGGCGGCGCGCTCGGTCGGATGGGTGTCTTCGCACTCGGCATCATGCCCTATATCTCGGCCTCGATCATCATCCAGCTTCTGACCGCTCTGGTGCCCGCACTCGAGCAGATGAAGAAGGAAGGCGAGCAGGGCCGCAAGAAGATCAACCAGATCACGCGCTATGCGACCGTGGCCCTGGCGACCTTCCAGGCATGGGGGCTGGCCGTCTCGCTCGAGAAGGGCGATCTGGCACACGATCCGGGCCTGTTCTTCGTCGCAGCCGTGGTCATCACGCTCGTCGGCGGCACAATGTTCCTGATGTGGCTGGGTGAGCAGATCACCGCACGCGGCATCGGCAACGGCATCTCGCTCATCATCTTCGTCGGTATCGTCGCGGAAATCCCGGCGGCTCTGGCCCGCTTCCTCGAGCAGGGCCGCGCCGGTGCGATCTCCACTCCGGTGATCCTCGGGGTGATCCTGATGATCGCGATCGTGATCACCTTCGTCGTCTTCATGGAACGCGCGCTGCGCAAGATCCATATCCAGTATCCGCGCCGTCAGGTGGGGATGAAGGTCTATGACGGCGGCTCCAGCCACCTGCCGATCAAGGTGAACCCGGCGGGCGTCATCCCGGCGATCTTCGCCTCGTCGCTCCTGCTGCTGCCGACCACCATCGCGACCTTCTCGGGCCAGAACACCGGTCCCGTGATGTCGACGATCCTCGCCTATTTCGGCCCGGGTCAGCCACTGTATCTGCTGTTCTACGTCGCGATGATCGTGTTCTTCGCCTATTTCTACACCGCGAACGTGTCGTTCAAATCGGACGAGGTCGCGGATAACCTGAAAAATCAGGGCGGCTTCGTGCCCGGCATCCGTCCCGGCAAGAAGACCGAGGAATATCTCGACTACGTTGTCAGCCGCGTTCTGGTGATCGGCTCTGCCTATCTCGCTGCGGTCTGCCTTCTGCCCGAGATCCTGCGTTCGCAGCTGTCCATCCCGTTCTACTTCGGCGGCACCTCGGTTCTGATCGTGGTCACCGTTTCGATGGACACCATCAACCAAATTCAGTCGCATCTTCTGGCCCACCAATACGAGGGTCTGATCGAGCGTTCGCAGCTTCGCGGCCGTTCGGGCAAGAAGAAGAAGGGGCCGCGCAAGCCGCCCGCGCGCCGCTAA